One window of the Mycobacterium haemophilum DSM 44634 genome contains the following:
- a CDS encoding class I SAM-dependent methyltransferase has protein sequence MYGSDPSEPALYAADAFAAEGIERILELAAGHGRDTLYFAHRGFTVAATDFSEVAVAQLRQTARAQGIAARVEATVHDLRNPLPQLSGSIDGAFAHMALCMALSTKEIHAVVDEVGRVLKPGGKFIYTVRHTGDAHYGAGRAHGDDIFEYGGFAVHFFCRELVESLTAGWILEDVHAFDEGELPRRLWRVTATKPG, from the coding sequence ATGTACGGGTCCGACCCGTCCGAACCGGCGCTCTACGCGGCCGATGCGTTTGCGGCCGAGGGCATTGAGCGGATCTTGGAGTTGGCGGCCGGTCACGGTCGTGACACGCTCTATTTCGCTCATCGAGGCTTCACGGTGGCGGCCACCGACTTCAGCGAGGTTGCGGTCGCACAGCTGCGCCAAACGGCCCGGGCGCAAGGCATAGCCGCGCGGGTGGAAGCAACCGTACATGACCTACGCAATCCGCTGCCGCAGCTCAGCGGCTCCATTGACGGCGCCTTTGCGCACATGGCGTTGTGTATGGCGCTGTCCACCAAAGAAATTCACGCAGTCGTTGACGAGGTCGGACGGGTGTTGAAGCCGGGCGGAAAGTTCATCTACACCGTTCGGCACACCGGCGATGCGCACTACGGTGCCGGACGAGCGCACGGTGACGACATCTTTGAGTACGGAGGGTTTGCAGTGCATTTCTTCTGCCGCGAGCTCGTAGAGAGCCTGACTGCCGGCTGGATACTCGAAGACGTGCACGCTTTCGACGAAGGAGAGCTGCCCCGGCGGCTATGGCGTGTCACCGCCACCAAACCCGGCTAG
- a CDS encoding DoxX family protein yields MASARTYDVLATYLAASAVGDAIPLPFVTRVLDAIDFPPRYRWIFAPIKAAAAIGLFSARWSPALTRLTTAMLTIYFVLAVGFHVKARDLSVAAVGAAANAAIFAVLTAKRN; encoded by the coding sequence ATGGCATCAGCGCGCACCTATGACGTGTTGGCGACGTACTTGGCCGCGAGCGCTGTCGGCGACGCCATTCCACTGCCGTTCGTGACACGGGTGCTCGATGCGATCGATTTTCCGCCCCGATACCGGTGGATATTCGCACCCATCAAGGCCGCGGCCGCGATCGGGCTGTTCTCGGCACGATGGTCGCCCGCGCTGACGCGTCTGACCACCGCTATGCTCACCATCTACTTCGTGCTGGCGGTGGGTTTTCATGTCAAGGCCCGCGATCTGAGTGTCGCAGCCGTCGGGGCGGCGGCTAACGCCGCGATATTCGCCGTACTGACCGCGAAAAGAAACTAG
- a CDS encoding HpcH/HpaI aldolase/citrate lyase family protein → MTTDQSTYEQLDSHSVDPTDVGSRIDPVLARSWLLVNGAHADRFQSAARSRADIVVFDIEDAVAPKDKPAARDHVVRWLRTENSDWVRINGFGTPWWADDIAALAASPVGGVMLAMVESVDHVTETAKRLPNVPIVALVETARGLERITEIAAAKGTFRLAFGIGDFRRDTGFGEDPTTLAYARSRFTIAAKAANLPSAIDGPTIGSNALKLIEATAVSAEFGMTGKICLTPDQCSVVNEGLSPSQDEIAWAKEFFAEFERDGGEIRNGSDLPRIARATKILELARAYGIEVSDFDDEPVHSPAPSDTYHY, encoded by the coding sequence ATGACGACAGATCAATCAACGTATGAACAACTCGACAGCCATTCGGTGGATCCTACTGACGTTGGTTCACGGATCGATCCGGTTCTGGCTCGAAGCTGGCTCTTGGTCAACGGTGCGCATGCCGACCGGTTCCAGTCCGCGGCGCGCTCCCGCGCCGACATCGTCGTGTTCGACATCGAGGATGCGGTCGCGCCCAAGGACAAGCCTGCGGCCCGCGACCACGTCGTGCGTTGGCTTCGCACCGAAAACTCCGACTGGGTTCGTATTAACGGCTTCGGCACCCCGTGGTGGGCGGACGACATAGCCGCGCTGGCCGCTAGCCCGGTCGGCGGGGTGATGCTGGCGATGGTCGAATCGGTGGACCATGTCACAGAGACCGCGAAACGACTGCCCAACGTGCCGATCGTGGCGCTGGTTGAGACGGCCCGGGGTTTAGAGCGCATCACCGAGATCGCGGCGGCCAAGGGCACCTTCCGGCTCGCCTTCGGCATCGGCGATTTCCGCCGTGACACCGGTTTCGGGGAAGATCCGACCACCCTGGCGTATGCACGATCACGCTTCACCATCGCCGCCAAGGCGGCCAACCTGCCCAGTGCGATCGATGGGCCGACGATCGGCTCCAATGCGTTGAAACTCATCGAGGCCACGGCTGTCTCCGCCGAATTCGGGATGACGGGCAAGATCTGCCTTACGCCGGACCAATGTTCGGTGGTAAACGAGGGACTATCTCCGTCACAGGACGAAATCGCTTGGGCAAAAGAGTTTTTCGCCGAGTTCGAACGTGATGGGGGAGAGATCCGCAATGGCTCTGATCTGCCACGCATCGCCCGGGCCACCAAGATCCTCGAGTTGGCTCGTGCGTACGGCATCGAAGTGTCCGACTTCGACGACGAACCGGTTCACTCACCCGCGCCGTCGGACACGTATCACTACTGA
- a CDS encoding oxidoreductase, with product MKPQSSVALVTGVSSGIGRAVATALAAKGFEVFGTSRRPQTTAPIAGVQLVQLDVTDDASITRAVSTVIDRAGRIDVLVNNAGMGVIGAAEESSMIQARQLFDTNFFGLVRLTQEVLPHMRAQRSGRIINIGSVLGLLPAPYAALYAASKHAVEGYSESLDHETREFGVRVLVVEPAYTNTSFETHAADVDSPIDSYAIIREHVRQVLTEEVRAGDDPAVVARVVLDAVTSRKPKLRYPAGPLARRLSRLRRFAPASLVDKGIRKASKLTTTPKPNDHQAPIERPVAIFPRAAGD from the coding sequence ATGAAACCACAATCCTCCGTGGCATTGGTTACCGGCGTCTCCTCGGGAATCGGCCGTGCCGTTGCGACCGCCTTGGCGGCAAAAGGCTTTGAGGTCTTCGGCACCAGCCGCAGGCCGCAAACGACGGCGCCGATCGCCGGGGTGCAATTGGTTCAGCTTGATGTCACCGACGATGCTTCGATCACCCGGGCTGTCTCAACGGTCATCGATCGTGCGGGCCGCATCGACGTTCTGGTCAACAACGCTGGTATGGGTGTCATCGGCGCCGCCGAGGAGAGTTCGATGATCCAGGCGCGGCAGCTCTTCGACACCAATTTCTTCGGATTGGTGCGGCTGACCCAGGAGGTGTTGCCGCATATGCGTGCCCAGCGCAGCGGTCGCATCATCAACATCGGCTCGGTGCTGGGACTGCTGCCGGCACCGTATGCTGCGCTCTACGCCGCTTCAAAGCACGCGGTTGAGGGCTACTCGGAATCCCTGGATCATGAAACCCGGGAATTCGGCGTGCGGGTTCTCGTCGTCGAGCCCGCGTACACCAACACCTCATTCGAAACCCATGCGGCTGACGTCGATTCACCGATCGACAGCTATGCGATCATCCGCGAGCACGTCCGACAAGTCCTCACCGAGGAAGTGCGGGCTGGGGATGATCCCGCAGTGGTCGCACGGGTCGTGTTGGACGCTGTGACCAGCCGTAAACCGAAGCTGCGGTATCCGGCCGGACCCCTGGCGCGCCGACTGTCGCGGCTGCGGAGGTTCGCCCCGGCCAGCTTGGTAGACAAGGGAATTCGCAAAGCCAGCAAGTTGACCACAACGCCGAAGCCGAATGACCACCAGGCGCCGATCGAGCGCCCGGTAGCGATTTTTCCTCGCGCTGCCGGCGACTAG
- a CDS encoding methyltransferase domain-containing protein produces MADDLASGFRSVDSASDFSVFSDCLTLIDSLPFFAECKRTSYQLLGATPGRRILEVGCGLGDDAASLAKLVAPGGSVVAIDASRTMIEAARRRHHDVTGLSFDVADAAHLPFDDESFDACRIDRVLQHIGDPAPPIMQMVRVLRPGGVLVAFDNDWETLTVDCADRLITRAILNAWCDRFPSGWIGRRLVPLFLQAGLGEVIAYPKTLVLRELAVADRLYSFLASAKRLAETGVISGSDAELWSRSLRTADAEGRFFTSYTGFLVSGSR; encoded by the coding sequence ATGGCCGATGACCTCGCTTCTGGATTTCGCAGCGTCGACAGCGCCTCAGATTTCTCGGTCTTCTCGGATTGTCTGACGCTGATTGACTCGCTGCCGTTCTTCGCCGAGTGCAAACGCACGAGCTATCAGCTGCTCGGGGCCACGCCCGGCCGCCGGATCCTGGAGGTTGGCTGCGGGCTCGGTGACGACGCCGCGTCACTGGCCAAGCTTGTCGCACCAGGCGGCTCGGTCGTCGCTATCGACGCCAGCCGAACGATGATCGAGGCGGCCCGTCGGCGCCACCATGACGTCACGGGTTTGTCGTTCGACGTCGCCGACGCTGCGCACTTGCCATTCGACGATGAGAGTTTCGATGCTTGTCGGATCGACCGGGTGTTGCAGCACATCGGCGATCCTGCTCCGCCAATCATGCAGATGGTCCGCGTATTACGCCCGGGCGGAGTGCTGGTGGCGTTCGACAACGATTGGGAAACGTTGACCGTCGACTGCGCCGATCGCCTGATTACGCGCGCCATTCTGAATGCCTGGTGCGACCGTTTCCCGTCGGGTTGGATTGGTCGACGACTGGTTCCGCTGTTCCTTCAGGCCGGCCTTGGTGAAGTCATCGCCTACCCGAAAACTCTGGTATTGCGTGAGCTGGCCGTGGCCGATCGCCTCTACAGCTTCCTGGCATCCGCGAAACGCCTTGCGGAGACTGGGGTTATCAGTGGCAGCGACGCCGAGCTCTGGTCGCGATCACTGCGGACCGCCGATGCGGAGGGGCGATTCTTCACCTCATATACCGGGTTTCTGGTGTCGGGGTCTCGCTAG
- a CDS encoding DUF488 domain-containing protein: protein MATQRGIRVERVYHDVDPDDGQRILVDRIWPRGFHKDDPRVGIWLKDVAPSKELREWYQHQPERFDEFAARYQAELSGSAALHELHKLTERGVVTLVTATRQVEGSHAAVLARLLKRR, encoded by the coding sequence ATGGCCACTCAGCGAGGTATCCGGGTGGAGCGGGTCTATCACGACGTCGACCCCGACGACGGCCAGCGCATTCTGGTGGATCGGATCTGGCCGCGAGGATTCCACAAGGACGACCCGCGGGTGGGAATTTGGCTCAAAGATGTTGCGCCGTCGAAAGAACTGCGCGAGTGGTACCAGCACCAGCCGGAGCGGTTCGACGAATTCGCGGCACGCTACCAGGCGGAACTGTCCGGCAGTGCGGCGCTGCATGAGCTACACAAGCTGACTGAACGCGGCGTCGTCACCCTAGTTACGGCCACCCGGCAGGTGGAAGGCAGTCACGCGGCGGTCCTTGCGAGGCTGCTCAAACGTCGCTGA
- a CDS encoding TetR/AcrR family transcriptional regulator, whose amino-acid sequence MQQPRTNRDKLLDGALACLRERGYGNTSSRDIARAAGVNVASINYHFGSKDALLDDALGRCFATWNERVQQAFDQSAATNPYGQIRAVLEATVDSFEEIRPAIYACIESHAPALRSPTLRQRLAAGYADVRQRTVDLARAALGEDVELPDTLPTVVSVLMAIIDGLMIQWIADPSAIPRSSEVLQALADIGEIVTGVSSQSP is encoded by the coding sequence GTGCAACAGCCACGCACCAACCGCGACAAGCTGCTGGACGGCGCTCTCGCTTGCCTACGGGAACGCGGTTATGGCAATACCAGCTCCCGCGACATCGCTCGTGCTGCAGGGGTAAACGTCGCGTCGATCAATTACCACTTCGGCAGCAAGGACGCGCTGCTCGACGATGCACTGGGCCGTTGCTTTGCCACCTGGAACGAGCGGGTTCAGCAGGCGTTCGATCAGTCCGCGGCGACCAACCCCTATGGACAAATCCGGGCCGTTCTTGAAGCCACTGTCGATTCGTTCGAGGAGATCCGCCCCGCTATCTACGCATGCATCGAGTCCCACGCGCCCGCGCTACGTTCGCCGACCCTGCGTCAGCGCCTCGCCGCCGGATACGCCGACGTCCGACAACGGACGGTCGATCTGGCTCGCGCCGCTCTTGGCGAAGACGTGGAACTACCCGATACCTTGCCAACCGTCGTCTCAGTACTGATGGCCATCATCGACGGCCTCATGATCCAGTGGATCGCTGACCCGTCCGCTATCCCTCGATCCTCCGAGGTTCTTCAAGCGCTCGCCGACATCGGCGAGATCGTGACAGGCGTCTCGTCGCAGTCGCCGTGA
- the mddA gene encoding methanethiol S-methyltransferase: protein MKRSLIVGYGAICYVVFLAAFLYAIGFVGNLVVPRTVDNGIAASMAEAVAVNVVLLAAFALQHSVMARPGFKRRWTRLIPPAIERSTYVLLSSLLLFLLFWQWRTLPAIVWNVSWPPGKVALQALFWLGWVIVLASTFMINHFDLFGLRQVFLAWREKSYSELEFRATMLYRLVRHPLMLGFIVAFWAAPTMSAGHLLFAVMTTTYILVVLPIEEHDLSRALGEEYQQYRTRVPMLIPGVRLRKLRKQRSRLDAGARPT, encoded by the coding sequence TTGAAACGGTCACTCATAGTCGGATACGGCGCGATCTGCTACGTGGTCTTCCTCGCGGCATTCCTTTACGCCATCGGTTTCGTCGGGAACCTGGTGGTGCCTCGCACCGTCGACAACGGCATCGCCGCCTCCATGGCAGAGGCGGTTGCGGTCAATGTTGTTCTGCTCGCAGCGTTCGCGCTGCAGCACAGCGTGATGGCAAGACCGGGTTTTAAGCGACGGTGGACGCGGTTGATACCGCCGGCGATCGAGCGCAGCACTTACGTGCTGTTGTCGAGTCTGCTGTTGTTCCTTCTGTTTTGGCAGTGGCGGACGCTGCCTGCGATCGTCTGGAATGTCAGCTGGCCGCCGGGGAAGGTTGCCCTGCAGGCACTGTTCTGGCTCGGCTGGGTCATCGTGCTGGCGTCGACGTTCATGATCAACCATTTCGACCTGTTCGGGCTGCGGCAGGTCTTTCTGGCGTGGCGCGAAAAGTCTTACAGTGAACTGGAATTCCGCGCCACCATGCTCTATCGGTTGGTACGGCACCCGCTCATGTTGGGTTTCATCGTGGCGTTCTGGGCAGCTCCCACAATGAGTGCGGGGCACCTGCTGTTCGCGGTAATGACGACTACCTACATCCTGGTCGTCCTGCCAATCGAAGAGCATGACCTGAGCCGGGCACTGGGCGAGGAATACCAGCAGTACCGCACCCGGGTACCCATGCTTATCCCGGGCGTTCGCCTACGAAAGCTACGCAAGCAGCGTTCTCGGCTCGACGCCGGTGCACGGCCGACATGA
- a CDS encoding TetR/AcrR family transcriptional regulator, with protein sequence MDTAAELFYRDGINATGVDRLATESSVSKRTLYQHFPSKSAVIEEYLHNLERRVANPSAADTDDRTPRERLLALFDTPDPAATPIRGCPFHNAAVEAAGAMPGVQAIVRANKRSFISGTIELAKQSGAADPHLLGNQLAVLYEGAAALATSLNDASPWILARTAAATLIDQAVAR encoded by the coding sequence ATGGACACCGCCGCCGAGTTGTTCTACCGCGATGGCATCAACGCCACCGGCGTCGATCGACTTGCAACCGAGTCATCAGTGTCCAAACGTACTCTCTACCAACATTTTCCGAGTAAGTCGGCAGTGATAGAGGAATATCTGCACAACCTCGAACGACGGGTGGCAAACCCCTCTGCGGCGGACACCGACGACCGAACACCACGCGAGCGACTACTGGCCCTTTTCGACACCCCCGATCCAGCTGCCACACCTATCCGGGGCTGCCCCTTCCACAACGCGGCCGTCGAGGCAGCAGGAGCCATGCCGGGAGTGCAGGCAATTGTTCGTGCGAACAAACGCAGCTTCATCAGCGGAACTATTGAGCTGGCCAAGCAGTCAGGCGCCGCCGACCCGCACCTGCTCGGCAACCAACTAGCCGTGCTCTACGAAGGTGCAGCCGCACTGGCCACATCACTAAACGACGCATCACCGTGGATACTGGCCCGTACCGCAGCAGCGACGCTCATCGACCAAGCGGTCGCCCGGTAA
- a CDS encoding ArsR/SmtB family transcription factor: MSGQPDRKAALLEQIARVGKALGNGRRLQILDLLAQGERTVEAIATATGMNVTTASANLQALKNGGLVRARRDGTRQHYRLAGDDVAKLFALVQAVADEHLADVALAAAAVLGSPEDAITRAELLRRRDAGDVTLVDVRPHDEYVAGHIPGAINIPLAELADRLAELPANRDIVAYCRGAYCVMAPDAVRIARKAGRGVKRLDDGMLEWRLAGLPVDEGAAVAS; this comes from the coding sequence ATGAGCGGGCAACCCGATCGCAAAGCCGCACTGTTAGAGCAAATCGCTCGAGTAGGTAAGGCGCTGGGCAACGGGCGGCGATTGCAGATCCTCGACTTGCTCGCCCAGGGCGAGCGCACGGTCGAAGCCATCGCGACCGCGACGGGGATGAACGTGACTACCGCATCGGCGAATCTGCAGGCGCTGAAGAACGGCGGGTTGGTCCGGGCTCGCCGGGACGGGACCCGGCAGCATTACCGACTCGCCGGGGATGACGTGGCAAAGCTGTTCGCGCTGGTGCAAGCCGTCGCCGACGAGCATTTGGCCGACGTGGCGCTCGCGGCGGCGGCAGTGCTTGGCTCACCCGAGGATGCGATCACCCGTGCGGAACTGCTGCGCCGGCGCGATGCCGGCGATGTCACGCTGGTTGATGTGCGTCCGCATGACGAATACGTGGCAGGCCACATCCCGGGTGCCATCAATATCCCGTTAGCCGAACTGGCCGACCGGCTCGCCGAATTACCGGCCAACCGCGACATCGTCGCCTATTGCCGTGGCGCCTACTGTGTCATGGCTCCCGATGCAGTTCGCATTGCTCGCAAGGCGGGCCGAGGTGTGAAACGACTCGACGACGGAATGCTCGAATGGCGGTTGGCCGGCCTGCCGGTCGACGAGGGAGCAGCGGTCGCGAGCTGA
- a CDS encoding DsbA family protein yields MGTAVDFHFDPMCPFAYQTSLWIRDVREQVGITVNWRFFSLEEINREAGKKHPWQRQWSYGWSLMRIGAMLRRTDMSLLDRWYAAIGHELHAAGGKPHDPAVARRLLSDIGVDPTILDGALADPSTHDDIRAEHQRVVDAGGFGVPTLFVSGVAGEDQCLFGPVLVDPPTGAAALKLWNVVTGMAELPHVYELQRPKTQADAELIGRQLRPYLDGRDWVSINRGDVIDVEELTGGRQSRRR; encoded by the coding sequence ATGGGTACCGCCGTTGATTTTCACTTTGACCCGATGTGCCCGTTCGCATACCAGACCTCGTTGTGGATCCGCGACGTCCGGGAGCAGGTGGGAATAACGGTCAATTGGCGATTTTTCAGCCTTGAGGAGATCAACCGCGAAGCGGGCAAGAAGCACCCGTGGCAGCGCCAGTGGTCCTACGGCTGGTCATTGATGCGGATCGGCGCCATGCTGCGGCGAACCGACATGTCGTTGCTGGACCGGTGGTATGCCGCCATTGGACATGAGCTGCACGCTGCAGGCGGCAAACCGCACGATCCCGCGGTGGCGCGACGCCTGCTGAGCGACATCGGTGTCGATCCGACGATTCTTGATGGGGCGCTAGCCGACCCGAGCACCCACGACGACATTCGCGCCGAGCATCAGCGGGTCGTGGATGCCGGTGGCTTCGGAGTGCCCACGCTGTTTGTGTCCGGGGTCGCTGGCGAAGACCAATGCCTGTTCGGGCCGGTGCTGGTCGACCCGCCGACCGGTGCGGCCGCGCTGAAGCTGTGGAACGTGGTCACCGGGATGGCCGAACTGCCCCACGTCTACGAACTGCAGCGGCCCAAGACGCAGGCCGACGCCGAGCTGATTGGCCGGCAGCTGCGGCCGTACCTCGATGGCCGCGATTGGGTCAGCATCAATCGCGGCGACGTCATCGACGTCGAAGAACTCACCGGCGGACGTCAGTCGCGGCGGCGATGA
- a CDS encoding DUF2750 domain-containing protein encodes MALHLNADLEARYQRFVNRVRANGEVWVLLSPDMRGPWVESNHYSQEDGEPVPVHLVYSAAGYARQHATGPWEGWEPAAMDVEEFVGGPLKGMHECGDLVGPDYNSDLAGVEVDPMDLALALLGESD; translated from the coding sequence GTGGCTTTACACCTGAACGCCGATCTTGAGGCGCGCTATCAGCGCTTTGTCAATCGTGTGCGCGCCAACGGTGAGGTCTGGGTGCTGCTAAGCCCTGACATGCGGGGGCCGTGGGTGGAATCGAATCACTATTCACAAGAAGACGGTGAGCCAGTTCCCGTACATTTGGTCTACTCCGCCGCTGGCTATGCGCGGCAGCACGCCACCGGGCCGTGGGAGGGTTGGGAGCCGGCGGCGATGGACGTCGAAGAGTTCGTCGGCGGGCCACTGAAAGGCATGCACGAGTGCGGTGATCTGGTAGGTCCCGACTACAACTCTGATCTTGCTGGCGTTGAGGTCGATCCGATGGACCTGGCCCTGGCTCTCCTGGGCGAGTCCGACTGA
- a CDS encoding DUF732 domain-containing protein, translating to MAEPGPAADDTAVVDGSETVVVPSSAATEAVDLAWSRDDDRDVQVGIPADIQTELTAVHQSWRATWGKAAALLMAGLVIAAAIVVGHWGFSTLASPHQAAGRAPGASSTPKLSATPGPAVPATASPPVIESTPDQDSRYVQALNDRGISFANPEGAIYNGKMVCGDIQRGVSVQQIADAFRASNPALTDSANAYVAISVHAYCPQNDKLVAGF from the coding sequence ATGGCCGAGCCGGGCCCGGCTGCAGACGACACCGCTGTAGTGGACGGTAGCGAAACCGTTGTGGTACCTAGTTCCGCAGCTACCGAAGCCGTGGATCTCGCGTGGTCGCGCGACGACGACCGCGACGTCCAAGTTGGCATCCCGGCTGACATCCAGACTGAATTGACGGCTGTTCACCAGTCGTGGCGCGCTACGTGGGGTAAGGCAGCTGCGCTACTCATGGCTGGTCTCGTCATCGCAGCGGCGATTGTGGTGGGGCACTGGGGATTCAGCACATTGGCGTCGCCGCACCAGGCTGCCGGGCGCGCGCCCGGTGCGTCGTCGACGCCGAAGCTCAGCGCCACACCTGGTCCGGCCGTCCCGGCGACGGCGTCACCACCCGTCATCGAATCCACGCCAGACCAAGACAGTCGGTATGTTCAGGCCCTCAACGACCGGGGCATCTCGTTCGCCAATCCCGAGGGCGCCATCTATAACGGCAAGATGGTGTGCGGCGACATCCAGCGCGGGGTGTCGGTGCAGCAGATCGCCGACGCGTTTCGAGCGAGCAATCCCGCCTTAACTGACAGTGCCAATGCTTATGTGGCTATCTCGGTTCACGCGTACTGCCCGCAAAACGACAAGCTGGTTGCGGGGTTCTGA
- a CDS encoding cytochrome P450: MAGGRTPGVRRGGTVTATLPPGPRLPRYVQSVLYLKFREWFLPAMHRRYGDVFSLRVPPYADNLVVYTRPEHIKEIFAADPKLLHGGEGNQILGLVMGEHSVLTTDEAEHARMRSLLTPAFTRAALQGYRDMIASVTREHIARWPVGAGINSLDCMNALTLDVILRVVFGVTDPNVKEELTNRLQGIINIQPAIFAGLRYPWLKRVNPWKRFFDGQRKIDAIIYREIASRRAVSDLDLRTDVLSRLLQTKDPSTAPLTDIELRDQLITLLLAGHETTAAALSWTLWELAHAPDIQDQVVSAALADDDGFLEAVLKEGMRCHTVIASTARKVTAPTEIGGWRLPAGTVVNTSILLAHANAASHPDPTKFHPGRFLDGSVAPNTWLPFGGGVRRCLGFGFALTEGVVILREVFRQFTITAAGPPKGETPMVRNITTVPKHGAHLRLTPQRRLVRW; the protein is encoded by the coding sequence ATGGCCGGGGGTCGAACCCCCGGAGTTCGACGAGGCGGCACGGTGACTGCGACGTTGCCACCGGGGCCACGGCTGCCCCGCTATGTGCAAAGCGTGCTGTACCTGAAGTTTCGGGAATGGTTCCTGCCGGCGATGCACCGCAGGTACGGAGACGTGTTCTCGCTGCGGGTGCCGCCGTATGCCGACAACCTCGTGGTCTATACCCGTCCGGAACACATCAAAGAGATCTTCGCGGCCGACCCGAAGTTGCTGCACGGGGGTGAAGGCAACCAGATCCTGGGTCTGGTGATGGGTGAGCACTCGGTGCTGACGACCGACGAAGCCGAGCATGCGCGGATGCGATCGCTACTGACGCCGGCATTCACCCGGGCCGCATTGCAGGGCTACCGCGACATGATCGCCTCGGTAACTCGTGAGCACATCGCGCGATGGCCTGTCGGTGCCGGCATCAACAGCCTTGACTGTATGAACGCGCTTACCCTTGACGTAATTCTGCGGGTCGTTTTCGGCGTCACCGACCCAAACGTCAAGGAAGAGTTGACCAATCGCCTGCAGGGCATCATCAACATCCAGCCTGCGATCTTCGCGGGGCTTCGGTACCCGTGGCTCAAACGCGTGAACCCGTGGAAGCGCTTCTTCGACGGCCAGCGCAAGATCGACGCCATCATTTACCGTGAAATCGCTTCCCGCCGTGCAGTTTCCGACCTCGATCTGCGCACCGACGTGTTGTCTCGACTTCTGCAAACCAAAGACCCGTCGACAGCGCCCTTGACCGATATCGAACTCCGCGATCAACTCATCACCCTGCTGCTAGCTGGCCATGAGACCACTGCCGCGGCCCTGTCTTGGACGCTTTGGGAACTTGCTCACGCTCCCGATATCCAAGATCAGGTCGTCTCCGCAGCCCTCGCCGATGACGACGGCTTCCTGGAGGCGGTGCTGAAAGAAGGGATGCGCTGCCACACAGTAATCGCTTCTACCGCAAGAAAAGTCACCGCTCCAACGGAAATTGGCGGATGGAGATTGCCGGCGGGGACGGTAGTCAACACGTCGATCCTATTGGCCCATGCCAACGCGGCATCGCATCCCGACCCTACAAAGTTTCACCCCGGCCGGTTCCTGGACGGCAGCGTGGCACCCAACACTTGGCTCCCGTTCGGTGGAGGCGTGCGCCGCTGCCTCGGATTCGGATTCGCCCTCACCGAGGGCGTGGTCATCCTGCGAGAGGTCTTCCGGCAGTTCACCATCACTGCGGCGGGGCCCCCCAAGGGCGAAACTCCCATGGTGCGCAACATCACCACCGTCCCCAAACATGGCGCACACCTGCGGCTTACCCCGCAACGCAGGCTGGTTCGATGGTGA